The nucleotide sequence TTCCTGAAAATACTGCAAAAGTGAAAGTGCTTTTTTCTCGATAAGTGTTCATGTTGACTTGTGTCTTGTGGGTCTGTGTTCTCAGGAGTCTGGTGTAGTAATCGACATGAGCATGAAACAACCCTTTCTGGAGCTCAACCGCATTTTAGAGGCTTTAAGAACACAAGATCTCAGACCGGCTTTAGAGTACGTGTCCCATCCTTCTGCTCTCTAGTTCACTGTTTTTAAAATAGATGTTTTTTACACAGATATGTTTGATATATAAACAGAACAATACAAAGAGGAATCATTGGGATGTCATTCACTTTTGTGATTATGTTAGATGGGCAGTGACAAACCGTCAGCGGCTGCTGGATCTGAACAGCACCCTTGAGTTTAAGCTGCACAGACTGTATTTCATCAGCCTGCTCAATGGGGGCATCGGCAAACAGCAGGAGGCGTTACAGTACGCTCGACATTTCCAACCCTTCGCCTCACAGCATCAGAGAGGTAAGCCAAACAATTCAACAAGACTGCCTTCACCACAACAGGGTGTATGCAGGGTTTTGGACCCCGTTTACTCTAGTGCGTTTTATTTTTATcacggcattttagaatgaaaatgatccgcgtccacactagcgtttcacctagcatttttgaacagctctccgtctacaccaaaatgctgaaaacgcacatcacgagaccacacacacacacacacacacacacacactctggcatgcgctgcagcctatctacTCAGATGagagtgttcatcaaggatctcctgctggatctaatctcactatatttgttaaatgtgatatttaattcatcttgttgtctttatctaacaacatattccccaactttggtcttttgaatctactACTTGttttcaggtaacgtgttttggttgAGCGCAAAGATAAATTAATGATTAATCTAACCACGTACTTTCTGTATATGGACtcattgcttgcctttatttcctataatatattaacttattgtacgttatacttttataatggccattattgattattaaaactgatattcagtgaAAGGGAGGGCATGTTTCGTAATTTCATTGAAAATGATAGGAGGCAGTagtgttataggctccgttttgttatgaaCATGCAAACAGCAAAGATgatcaacatttctgctgtctgttgaGTTGttcatatcaaaatgaaaatagcagttcatttttttattttattattaagaaagtgaaacaatgttgccagggtgatgtgaataaggttataaagtacactgttccctttgaagatttaccgacGTGTCCTCAGgagtatgttttccatatcaaacttgcgaagtctgaacttacaaggagaggatgcagagctttaactgtgtgtaggctacttaatattgagaaaaaagccccaatcagagaggcgaatgtcggcagcccttCCTCTGTTTTCAggtgtctccgttttcccccatccacactgagatggtgtagcagcgttttagaatgaaaacggcctcttcagcgtttccaaaacgcttcgTTTTCGGCGCGTGGATGTGTtgatggatggcgtaaccgtagcaaaacttatgtgttttcaaaccaaaacgcattagtgtaaacgggggccttaatgtcttaaatatatgacaggaaaaaaaataaccaaacattaataaatcaaaattgaggtaaagtgttcaattaatcaagattttagttttgattttaggttgtattgTCCAGTCCTAGTTTGGTTGAAGGGGCTATTTTCTGCTGCTAACGCAAAATCTAATACACAAAGTGAACATATGTCATCGTTACTGTTTGTATTACTGTTTGCAAGTGAGATTCAgataccttcattcattcattcattcattttcttgtcggctttgtcccttcattaatccggggttgccacagcggaatgaaccgccaacttatccagcaagtttttacgcccttccagtggcaacccatctctgggaaaagattcagatacagttgaattattttagGAAACCCCAAATGCAATTCAAGAACATATAAACTAGCATTATACGGacacttaaatatttttaatggatTAATGTAATGCGCTTTCAGAGATTGTCAGACGtgaaatttgtttgtttgctcttcAGATATTCAGATCTTAATGGGCAGTCTTGTGTACCTCCGCCATGGGATCGAGAACTCTCCGTACCGCAGTCTTCTGGAGACGGACCAGTGGGCTGAGATCTGTAACATCTTCACACGCGACGCTTGTGCTCTGCTTGGCCTCTCTGTGGAGTCTCCACTCAGTGTCAGGTCAGAAAAACAACTGCAACATCTGATCTTACAAGTACTTTTGGATTGAGCTAATTGCATGTCTCTCAAGACACGCTTATAAAATTTAAATGCTAAATTTTTTACTTATTCAGTGCTTTTCTGTtcagtgtattttttattatttttttttatttgagattgGTATGACTTCataatgtttttggtacatcttATATGATAGCTAAGGCTGGATTTAGTTAatcaaataaacagtaaaaacggcaattatcaatttaaaataactcatccatcaatttgatgttttttattttctatttatttattgttgtttgtatttgtgtttatttgtttaataatttatttaatttatattttcttatttgttttgtttatttatttaatttatatttatttttatttgtattttgtttatttattttatatttatttattgttatttgtattttgtttatttattttatttatgtttattgttatttgggtttttgttttatttattttatttatatttgttgtttgtatttttatttatttattttattagtatttttgtttatttgtttatttattgttttgtatttttaattattttatttatatttattgttatttgtatttttatttagtttatttgttttcatttatattgttatttgtatttttaaattgttgtatttttattaattttattttatatttatttgttgtttgtattttaatgtattgttaattatatatatatatatatatatatatatatatatatatatattttatttaatttattttatttgttgtcatttatattgttatttgtatttattgttatttgtatttttgtttattttttatatttattcattgttgttgtatttattgttatttgtatttttgtttattttttatatttattcattgttgttatatttattgttatttgtatttttgtttattttttatatttattcattgttgttatatttattgttatttgtatttttgtttattttttatatttattcattgttgttatatttattgttatttgtatttttgtttatttattttatatatttatggtaattttgttttctttttttcattgttattataatttttaaatctgAGTTTATTCTCTATTtagtataaatgtatttttatgtatacatttattatttgtaataaaaatagtATATTGTATAATCATAAATCTTTATAGGTGATCTTTTTTTGCTGTTAttgtaaatgtgtatgtatatgattCAATGCAATTATTTGGCATGTTGCAATTAAGTAATTGCAATTAAAGTGCTGTTTTTTAGGCACTGTTGCATTGAATTTGTATTGACTGTAGAATcctgaatgattattttattactaaatcctgatttttatttatttatttgctcttcATCAGTTTTGCGTCGGGCTGTATGGCACTTCCTGTACTCATGAACATCAAGCAGGTCATTGAACAGAGACAGTGCAGCGGGGTTTGGACACATAAGGATGAGCTGCCAGTAAGTCTTTCTCTTTCACTCTAGTGCTTTTATTTCAGTGCTTTGAGGGACGTCTAAAAGGTTTTGTTGAAAAACTTTTACTTGCCACAGAGTAGCTTTACATTAGTATTAGGAATGCACCAGTTATTTGGAACATTGTTTGGTTTTAGTTATTTCAGTGTTTCaaaatgaattgaaatgaaaacacactttaaaatttatttgtaGATTATATACTACTACATTTTAAATTGGTATTTTGGAAAATTAAGTTCATCCAGGAGgctgttatcacagaataaagtcTGATAGCCCTGAAAGTCTGAAAGTCTGATACCAGCTGCCCGATGTGAAGCGGAGCACTGTTGTATATGGTTGAAGGATCTTTCTTTGAAAACAACCATCCTGGATGTATTTTAGCCCTCTTATTACAAGGCTACTTcccacaaaacattgttctgggccataatggtttatttattatttaataaaatacaaagttAACAGAAAGgagaacagctgatggagtatacactaatcaGCATGTTATTctgacacaagatggcgccaaacagtcaaaaaactcaaagctgacagaaactataCTAGTTGAATGGAGTATaaactaacctgcacattattttgTCACAAGTGATTTGGAGCGAATTAGGTACTGTTTGAAAGGAAGACTTGACCAATTTGACAAAATCTGGCAACCTTTTATCTGTTATTCTACAAAACCCATATGAactaatgcattatgtttatgtaatgttttcatttatgcttaatagcagaataatgagagatattttttgagaaattgttagaacttttcttgaaagtcaagttgacatacaataagattattctgcctctgaaaaggctcaggtgatggtgtcaaggtttctgaagtttctgattggttaattgacaacatttgagttaactggaggcacaactgtagaatagtatttaagtaaaacctcaaacacactgcttccttgtgtgacaacatggaaaaaccaacaagccagaatcaacaacaaagccagattacaatttgctaaattacactgggaaaaagactaattcttggagacatgtcctgtgctctgatggagctaagattgaactgtttggccataataaCCAGTGTTACTtttggaggacaaagaggaaagcttacaagccaagcaacaccatcccaactgtgaagtatgggggcggcagcatcatgttgtggggctgatttgctgcaggagggactggtccacttcacagcatagatggcatcatgaagaaagaacattatgtagaaatactgaagcaacatctcaagacatcagccaggaaattaaacttggccacaaatgggtcttccaaacagaccatgagcctaaggccccgtttacactagtgcgttttagttttaaaacgacgttgtagaatgaaaacgatccgcgtccacactcgcgttttacccagcgtttctgaacagctctccgtccacatcaaaacgctgaaaacgcacatcacgtgaccacacacacactctcgggcaagcgctccagcatttctacccagatgatagctctgcttgtcggactgcttatcaagcatctcccgctggatctaatctcactatatttgctaaacgtgatatttcattcatgttgttgtctttatctaacgacataggctaattccctgactttggtcattggaatctattaagctacttgttcacgggtaacatgttttggtcaagcgcaaagataagttaatgattaatccaggtacattgactgatcgcttgcctttatttcctacaatgtataaacttattgtatattatacttttataattatcgattattaaaactgatattcagcaaaagagaggggatgtttcgtatttacactgaaattgaaaggaggcagttgttatcggctccgttttgttataaatatccacacagtgaagatgacgctcgtatatacagcacggcgcctcaacatttctgctgtctgttaagttgccaatattaaaaagaaaataggcagttccttatatcatgtttacattttattgttgagaaagtgaaacaacgtagccagggtgatgtgaatgaagttataaagtacactgttccctttgaagattgacgcgtgtcctcggtatgttttccatatccaactgagaagggggagactgcagccttgatcaaacttgcgaagtcttaacttacaagaagaggatgcgagactgaactgtgtgtgggctacttaatattgagaaaaagccccaatcagataggcgaacgtcggcagccccgcctccgttttcagatgtctccgtctttccccatccacactgagacggagcagcagcgttttagaatgaaaacggcctctccagcgttttcgaaacgctccgttttcggcgctcgagaactccggcgtagtgtggacggatggtgtaaccgtagcaaaacttgaaaacgcactagtgtaaacggggcctaagcatactgccaaattagttaaaactgtgctttaaggacaacagagtgaatgttctGGAGTGGCCATCataaagccctgatctcaatcctgtaaaagatttgtgggcagagttgtaaaagcttgtgcgagcaagactgcctacaaatctgactcagttacaccaattctgtcaggaggaatgggccaaaattccttcaaactattgtgagaaacttgtggaaggagacccaaaacatttgaccaaagttatacattttaaaagcgaagctaaaaaaataccaaggaaacttctgactgtctagaaattaacaaataaattctcaaattctctcattattctggcatttagcaaatgtaaatcatttaggtaatcctaatggacctaaaatagtaaacattcagtatgatttaccatcagactttttttttaattgttatgtggctgtatgtaaacttctggtttcaattgTATATAGATGTAACTGAATGAGTCTGCTTTATTCagcagttgttatctgggaataacatacctagGAATGTCACGACTTAAAAATCAGAattgagtattccagacagcccgtgtaataaattgcattttactgctctatatgcttattataaacataaaacaCTGAAACATAAAGCAGTTTAGATTGATTATAACTGGTaagatgattttttttgtctgctAATTTAATTACGGGTGAATATCTGTGctttatctgtttgtgtgtgtgtcttcagatTGAAATAGACCTGGGAAAGAAGTGCTGGTATCACTCAGTGTTCGCCTGTCCTATCCTGAGGCAGCAAACATCAGAGAGCAATCCTCCCATGAAGCTCATCTGTGGACACGTCATATCCAGAGACGCTCTGAACAAACTCACCAATGCTGGAAAGTAAGGCATCAGATACACACACCTGAAGAGTACTTAATATCTGCATTACATTTAAAGTTTAATCTGTGCTGGTAAACTGACCCAAAAATGATGCCTGATGGTCATGTTGTCTATAAGACGCTATACACTCaccgtccactttattaggtacacctgttcaactgttcgttgatgcaaatttctaatcagccaatcacgtggcagcaactcattgcatttaggcctgtggacatggtcaagacgaactgctgcagttcaaaccgagcatcagaatgtgaaagaaaggggatttaagtgacttttaatgtGGCATGGTCGTTGGTATTtcagtatttcaaaaactgctgatctgctggcattcttacacacaaccatctctagggtttacagagaatggtcagataAAAAGGaaatatgcagtgagcggcagttttgtgtgcacaaatgctttgttgatgcaaaaggtcaaaggagaatggccagactggttccagctgatagaaaggcaacagtaactcaaataagcactcgttacaaccgaggtctgcagaagagcatccctgaacacacaacacatccaaccttgaggcagatgggctacagcagcagaagaccacaccgagtgccgctcttgtcagctaagaacaggaaactgaggctacaattcacacaggctcaccaaaactggacacagaagattggagaaacgttgcctggtgtgatgagtctctgccttgtatcaatggttcaggctggtggtggtggtgtaatggtgtgggggatatttttttagCACTCTTTGGGCCCTttattaccaattgagcatcgtgtcaacgccacagcctacctgattattgttgcagaccatctccatccctttatgactacagtgtactcatcttctgatggccacttccTCAGGTTAACGCATCAtgttataaagcgtgaatcatctcagattggtttgttgaacatgacaatgagtacactgtactcagatggcctccacagtcactagatcacaatccaatagagcacctttgggatgtggaggaacgggaggtttgcatcatggatgtgcagccaacaaatctgcagcaactgtgtgatgctatcatgtcaatatggagcaaaatctttgaggaacatttccagtatcttgttgaatctatgccacgaaggattaaggcagttctgaaggcaaaagaggtcctacctggtattagtaaggtgtacctaataaagtggccggtgagtttttACAGTTCAAAAATCCTATCTATTGATCTTATCTTATACATcatcctaaaactccacatttataatcctcttagtcgctGACGTTATCTTCAGCAGGTCAAAACTTTAATGGCGGACAGCTCCTCACTCTGGAGTGAGAGAATTAGAGTGCTATTAGAGATGGtctctagtgggcggggctttcgcCTTCTGATggcacgtacaaagggagaatgtcaatcaaagtgtttctgcagactcttTTTATCAATTTTGACaatgaaaaatacaattatttaaagggccatgaaaccccctcatttcagcagggtgttttcacacctctactttggaaaaagtcagaaaagtgggcgtgtccagctctttttagggggagtgtcggaggaactaaagtgggatggtgtgggagtgtcacccgctgagtttcagagtcaaaacacacacacacacacgggagaaagtgatggtgtttacatggacatctgtagtcgaattatttgccaaattattaaacggtggactttaactgcagtttggctctttcattcagagaattcattcatgcccctcgcgacaaacgagatatttgattcgaggagctgctctaagcgtgtatttttcatgcaatgtttgataccgcacggcgaatgagagaaaaaaaaacctcagcatttcccggaaacttagatgcacacggcaggtagtgtcagaaagccgcgtgtgttattccggtcactaaatgcggcgaaaatcctacacgaggttaaagtttggttgtggtgctaacatgtttacactcggtgcaatggttaacttagttcgatacgaacaaactgaataaacaaagatcgctggtcgctcacttaccaaatctgtagagacaggacaatcaccagcaactagagccgcgtctttattaagaggagactacaagcgaatccggatctcagcgtttgcagatgagaacagctctcaggtaaacaataatcctccttagacacgtaagttattgttgtcgagcgccgcgtacactgttaatccacacgtgactccagctgcgctctcacagagagaaaatgaaaacaaaacttcactgcagcaaactataaaagcaacacttcacgcttgttttgccaacacaacgtggcgtctctgtcgtctaaacactttgacagtaatgaatattaatgaagttgcacaatagagcgcgctgattggtttgaaccaagccttactcatgcattaatgcatcacactgtaagacgtaataagacacactctggcacagacgtccagtctgcacgctggaatacacgctattatctcatgaccgtgacgcagctttaaaaattcgtttcaaaccggaagtacgaatttgctcgaaataacgcaaaaacaaccaatttacactttttagtgaaatataggtgtcctaatagtgtttttagcagtgtgagacacatatacgactgtcaacagctcaaaacatgtgtttggtgtttcgtgaccctttaatgtttATCATTTGAAGccggttatattcacacactgctgccacacaactgtgttttaaaccccttatagaggagatttttttacttaataggtctcctttaaataaCAAAGACATGACATGTGAATCTAAAATATTCCTGAAcatgtactctctctctctctctctctctcttctcaggCTTAAATGCCCGTATTGTCCAATGGAGCAGAATCCCTCAGATGCCAAACAGATCTACTTCTGAtgtctctctcctctctcttctGGATGAAACGTTGAAGGCAGTTCCGATGATTCTCCTTCGAAGGCAATGATGAGCCTCCAGTGGTGGATTCAACCCCTGAAAACGCCGCCACCTTCCTCTCCAAAGCTTTCGTTTCCAGAGGCGGGTGGCCACGGCAGCGTTCCTGTAGatgcaaagttaaaaaaaaaaaaaaaaagacctcgGCACATCATTCTTCTTTTTGCCAGTATGTACGTGTGCATTTCGCTTCCATTCGTTTTAATTGCAGAGCATTTTAAGTTCCCATTCTCGAACGCCTccctattttctttcttttaaagcaAGCGGGTGTGATGCATCTGCGTGGGTTGCCAGATCACATCCACAATTTCCTCTTTTAAAGCTCACACACGGAGATCCTTTGATTTGACATTGCCTTTTCAGTATGTATATTAACTGTGGCATCCAATAATAAAGACTGCGCAGGTTATTCTACACAAATCACGTCTCTTTTCAGCGTCATTAAGGCTTGGAATATTCATGAGATGAAAAAAGTGAGGGTTTGCCTGCGGAAGCCTttgctctgtgtgtgtttttaagagTTGAATTAATAAACAGCGGTGATTTGTGTCGGTATAACGTTTCTCCATTAGTGTAATTGCATATGTAGCgtatttaataaacacacacacacacacacacacactgatctgactCGGCTTTCAGGCTTGTATAATCGAAACGGGTTGTGGATTGAGTGTTTTCGCCAGCAGAATATTTGTCCATTAATGTACAGTTGACGGTAGACTGACTGTGTTTTAATGTTCCTCGTGGAGATGAGCGTTtcccatattaataataatccctGAATGTAAAAGTTCACTCTGTTTATATGTGTACAGGGGACGCTGCAGTAATATTTGATCCCTCAGGATATTCCACATTGGCTTTAATGTAACTGCTGATGAATGCGTTTCACCATAGGGATTGTGTTTCTGGAGATGTGCATGCTGGAGCAGAGCGTGTGGTTTGTAAATTGCTCTTTATTTTGCGGTGATCGAGCTTTTCTGACAGACCTGAAACCCAGTGGCTTATcggagaacaaaaaaaaactagcttTGCTTTCTCTGAGGTGGATGAACCAGCACAGCAGATGATGtctgatttgtttttcttttatttcgttAAGGGTAAAGTCTTTCCTCCTGTGTGGCCACTGATGATAAGTGTTGTCTGTTTGTTTAAGTAGACAATCATTTATTACCTCCCTGACGTTTGTAGGATCGAGGCAGAGTGACGCGTGTTATGATCTGAGTTTAGACGATGTGCTTTTTTTTAGTTTCCATTCAGTGATTTGAGTAATGACTCTGCTTTCTCTACTAACAACTGCAAGGCtgaatattgtaaatatttatcttCTGACAGTACAGTATGTTTATTATACTTGCATCTAAATAATAAAAGATTTATACTCAATTTATTTTGAGTGCGCTTTCTGCTTTTGGGAGTTGTCTGTTTAGAAATTAATGTGTCTAATTTTATATTCGAaatatacatttcttttttaaatgatatatCTGATGCATGATGTACtgtactggccactttattaggtacacctaactagtacagggttggaccccttttgccttcagaactgccttaatcctttgtggcatagattcaacaaggtactggaaatattcctcagagattttggatCCATATTGACACGATCGCATTATCTaagatgtgaatctcccgttccaccacatcccaaacgtgctctattggattgaggtctggtgactgtggaggccatttgagtacagtgaactcattgtcatgttcaggagacaagtctgagatgattcatgctttatgacatggtgctttattctgctgaaagtggccatcagaagatggagacactgtggtcataaagggatggacatggtctgcaacaacactcaggtaggctgtggtgttgacacgatgttcaattggtattaatgaacccaaagtgtgccaagaaaatatcctccacaccattacacccccaccaTCAGCCCGAACCatcgatacaaggcaggatggatccatactttcatgttgttgatgccaaattctgacctgaccatccgaatgtggcagcagaaatggagactcatcagaccaggcaacgtttctccaatcttctattgtccagttttggtgagcctgtgtgaattgtagcctcagtttcctgttcttagctgacaggagtggcacccggtgtggtcttctgctgctgtagcccatccgcctcaaggttggacgtgttgtgtgttcagagatgctcttctgcaaacctcgattgtatcgagtgcttactgtttttgagttactgttgcctttctattagctgaaaccagtctggccattctcctctgacatcaacaaggcatttgcgcccacagaactgccgctcactggatattttcactatttcagaccattctcagtaaaccctagagatggttgtgcatgaaaatcccagcagatcaccagtttctgaaatactcagaccagcccctctggcatcaacaaccatgccatgttcaaagtcactttaataataaaaaaaaagatttctgtttGAAATAATAAGAAATGTATAAGTTTTATAGTTTTATCTTAAATTATGACAATGTtgatttttgcatgaactatgaATCCTTTAAATAACAATACTAAAAACAATGCACAGCAAAATGCTTAACATAAGTAAAACTTAGACCCTTTACTCCCACAAGGGGGAAACCTTCTTCACTGAAGCTGTAGATCGTCCCATCTGTCACTATGGCCTGTCACTAAGTCTATGTAAAGTAAATGATAGTCATAATAATAGTCTTAAtctacaaattataataaaaaacatgaaaacatttgtttttatttgctcaGAACTATTAACAGTTAAAGGCtgttcttcaactacgggcacttttagccttgtgaagtttagtaaaaaaaaatgtgttcaaaatgaacgtaacagcctcataagtttaaacaatttcatCGTTTAAATGTCAATTCcagcacatctcaatatacagcttatttcaaaatgaaagtaatgtaatgtgtatactttggccaggacaccggggttacacccctgctctttcacgagaagtgccatgggatttttaatgaccacagagagtcaggacctcggtttaacgtctcatctgaaagacggcgcccactgacagtatagtgtcccc is from Danio rerio strain Tuebingen ecotype United States chromosome 14, GRCz12tu, whole genome shotgun sequence and encodes:
- the rmnd5b gene encoding E3 ubiquitin-protein transferase RMND5B encodes the protein MEQCACVERELEKVLHRFVTYGHQSEERLDELLNNVCELRSRLLAYGVQDADLSVLHQTMAQCCKEIKETVQMLASRHKDIHGSVSKVGKAIDRNFDAEVSAVVAENVWDSPERQKYLSETIVEHLYRQGMLSVAEDLCQESGVVIDMSMKQPFLELNRILEALRTQDLRPALEWAVTNRQRLLDLNSTLEFKLHRLYFISLLNGGIGKQQEALQYARHFQPFASQHQRDIQILMGSLVYLRHGIENSPYRSLLETDQWAEICNIFTRDACALLGLSVESPLSVSFASGCMALPVLMNIKQVIEQRQCSGVWTHKDELPIEIDLGKKCWYHSVFACPILRQQTSESNPPMKLICGHVISRDALNKLTNAGKLKCPYCPMEQNPSDAKQIYF